Genomic segment of Deltaproteobacteria bacterium:
TGGATACCCAGGATTGCGACGAGATCGTGGAAATCTGTCTCAGGCTTGCCACCAATTTCGGGGGAATCGTCCTGGAGGACATTGCGGCTCCCAAGTGTTTTACCGTTGAGAGAAACCTCAAGAGAGCGACCCGCATCCCTGTTTTTCACAACGATCAACACGGCGGCGCCATCGCCGTTTACGCTGCGCTTATAAATGCCTTGAAGATCGTCGATAAGAAGCTCGACAGGGTTAATGTCGTTATCAGCGGGGCAGGCGCCGCCGGCGTCGGGGTGGCCAGGCTCCTTCTGGCCGCCGGCGCCAAGCATATCACCCTGTGCGACAGGCGTGGGGCGATCTACCGCTACCGTGTGGAGCCCACCAACTGGGCCAAGGCCGATGTTGCCCGAAAGACCAATGTCCCCCGACGTAAAGGGACGCTTAAGGAGATGCTGGTGGGGGCGGATGTTTTTATCGGGCTTTCGGCCCCCGGAATCGTCTCCCGGGATATGGTAAAGAGCATGGCCAAGGGAGCCATCGTCTTCGCGATGGCCAATCCTATTCCCGAGATCATGCCCAATGAGGCTCTCAAAGCCGGGGCCGCGGTGGTCGGTTCCGGGCGATCGGATTTTCCAAACGAGATCAACTCCGCCTATGTTGCGCCGGGTATCTTTCGCGGGATGCTGGATGTCAGGGGTGTCCGCCTGACGGAAAAGATGCTGCTTGCCGCGGCTGAGGTTGTTGCCGGTATGGTTACGGAGGATAAGCTTAACTCTTCCTATATCGTTCCTCCCATCTTTGATTTCCACATCGCGGCGAAGGTTGCCAGAGTGGTAGCCCAGACCGCCATCGAGTCGGGAGATGCCAGGCTGAACGTTGCGCCGGTCGAGATAGAGAAAAAAACCAAGAGGATCGTCTACGAAAACGAATATACCATTCTCCCCCCTCCTCCTCCGAGCAAGAAGAACATGAGTCTCAATGAGGAATCCCTCGATCTTCATCATCGATATCAGGGTGTTCTGGAGATCAAGGTTAAAGTCCCCATCAAGGACGAATACATCCTCAAGAGCCTTTACCTGCCTCCATCGTCTTCAGATGCCAGCGCCTACCTTTCAAGACACCCGGAGCAGGTCTATGATCTCACCTGCAAGGGCAACCTCGTAGCTATCGTTTCAGATGGAAGCGCGGTTCTGGGCCTTGGAAACATCGGTTCCCGCGCGGCCATCCCGGTCATGGAGGGCAAGGCGGTGCTTTTCAAGACCTTCGCCGGTGTGGAGGCCTTTCCCATCTGTGTCTGCACACAGGATGTTGAGGAGATCATCGGCATA
This window contains:
- a CDS encoding NADP-dependent malic enzyme, which gives rise to MEDQFSLSIRLKNQGLIGVESKIPLKDSSALSLLYTPGVAAPCMEIAKDPIRSFDLTCRGNTIAIVSDGSAVYGLGSTGPESALAMLEGRSVFFKTFAGVDAFPLSLDTQDCDEIVEICLRLATNFGGIVLEDIAAPKCFTVERNLKRATRIPVFHNDQHGGAIAVYAALINALKIVDKKLDRVNVVISGAGAAGVGVARLLLAAGAKHITLCDRRGAIYRYRVEPTNWAKADVARKTNVPRRKGTLKEMLVGADVFIGLSAPGIVSRDMVKSMAKGAIVFAMANPIPEIMPNEALKAGAAVVGSGRSDFPNEINSAYVAPGIFRGMLDVRGVRLTEKMLLAAAEVVAGMVTEDKLNSSYIVPPIFDFHIAAKVARVVAQTAIESGDARLNVAPVEIEKKTKRIVYENEYTILPPPPPSKKNMSLNEESLDLHHRYQGVLEIKVKVPIKDEYILKSLYLPPSSSDASAYLSRHPEQVYDLTCKGNLVAIVSDGSAVLGLGNIGSRAAIPVMEGKAVLFKTFAGVEAFPICVCTQDVEEIIGIVKAISPTFGGINLEDISAPRCFEIEERLKKELEIPVFHDDQHGTAVVVLAGLINALKVVGKKLSEVRVIINGAGSAGIAVGKLLIIAGVQDIIFCDIHGIICEGQRKGLNPVQLRMSEVTNREHIKGDLAAAMKGSDVFIGLSAPGIVSRDMVKSMAKDPVVFAMANPIPEIMPDEAKKAGAAVIVTGRSDFPNQVNNSMVFPGIFRGALDVRARNINDRMKIAAANAIAGFIDDKDLNAEYIIPSTMNFKVPPQVAAAVARSAIETGEARIERDPDEVAAQTLVYLYEGHMRHLKG